A section of the Deinococcus multiflagellatus genome encodes:
- a CDS encoding sensor histidine kinase: MTGTDSGPAPGPGSAPAAPPSDRWMDALPQAVLLTRAGLVTRVNAAASRLWGVPQERAQGRPVLEVVRRHTLETLLERGGELELEVSGRTLRCQASRDGECGALIVEDVTDHRRREAELREATAVLSHEFRTPVAALRGVLEALEYDMPRDLSQNFVRQGLQETERLARLVEDLAVGFRPTRARTLPLTEAFARAERLLSAELGARRASLRFGQDFLVRADPDKLLQVLLNLIENALKYGPPGQPIEVLTFERGTWVEVSVLDRGEPILDAESLFGAHTRGPSATGQGSGMGLYIVRSIVHGWGGQAWAERRAEANAFCFTLPGVGGL, translated from the coding sequence ATGACCGGCACTGACTCTGGCCCGGCCCCCGGTCCAGGCAGCGCCCCAGCCGCCCCGCCCAGTGACCGCTGGATGGACGCGCTGCCCCAGGCGGTGCTGCTGACCCGGGCAGGGCTGGTGACCCGGGTGAACGCCGCGGCTTCGCGCCTGTGGGGGGTGCCCCAGGAACGTGCCCAGGGCCGCCCGGTGCTGGAGGTGGTGCGGCGCCACACCCTGGAAACCCTGCTGGAACGCGGCGGCGAACTGGAACTGGAGGTCTCGGGCCGCACCCTGCGCTGCCAGGCCAGCCGCGACGGCGAGTGCGGCGCCCTGATCGTGGAGGACGTGACCGACCACCGCCGCCGTGAGGCCGAGCTGCGCGAGGCCACCGCCGTGCTGTCCCACGAGTTCCGCACGCCTGTGGCCGCCCTGCGCGGGGTGCTTGAAGCCCTGGAATACGACATGCCGCGCGACCTGTCGCAGAATTTCGTGCGCCAGGGCCTACAGGAGACCGAGCGGCTGGCCCGGCTGGTCGAAGACCTCGCAGTGGGCTTCCGGCCCACCCGGGCGCGCACCCTGCCGCTGACCGAGGCCTTTGCCCGCGCCGAACGCCTGCTCTCGGCCGAACTGGGCGCCCGGCGCGCCAGCCTGCGCTTTGGGCAGGACTTCCTGGTGCGCGCCGACCCCGACAAGCTGCTGCAGGTGCTGCTGAACCTGATTGAAAACGCCCTGAAGTACGGCCCGCCGGGCCAGCCTATTGAGGTGCTGACCTTTGAGCGCGGCACCTGGGTGGAGGTCAGCGTGCTGGACCGGGGCGAGCCAATCCTGGACGCCGAGAGCCTGTTTGGGGCCCACACGCGCGGGCCCAGCGCCACCGGGCAGGGCAGCGGCATGGGGCTGTACATCGTGCGCTCGATTGTGCACGGCTGGGGCGGTCAGGCCTGGGCCGAGCGCCGCGCCGAGGCCAACGCCTTTTGCTTTACGCTGCCTGGGGTGGGCGGGTTGTAA
- the metK gene encoding methionine adenosyltransferase codes for MRKYYTSESVSEGHPDKLADFISDSILDEFLRQEPESRVAVETLLTTGMAVVAGEVTAKTARVDVQKTVRDAVMKVGYTRANYGFDAEYSAVLVSLHEQSPEIAGGVNHSEEWRGMSEEERARPENAASEVGAGDQGLMFGYATDETPELMPLPISLSHRLTRRLAELRKAAQAAREAQLRGEALSEAQTQALHFGYLRPDAKAQVTVVRDGEPHEATQTLVDTVVISTQHHEDVTQAQIRADLIEHVIRAVIPAELLTDETKYFINPSGRFVIGGPHGDTGLTGRKIIVDTYGGAVPHGGGAFSGKDPTKVDRSGAYYARFIAKNIVAAGLARRALVEVAYAIGRAAPVSLRVDTYGTGTVSDERLAALVRAHFDARPQAIIAELGLRRPIYAQTAAYGHFGRPEFPWESTHKAEALKVAAQG; via the coding sequence ATGCGGAAGTACTACACCTCGGAATCGGTGTCCGAAGGGCACCCCGACAAGCTGGCCGACTTTATCTCGGACAGCATTCTCGACGAGTTCCTGCGCCAGGAGCCCGAAAGCCGCGTGGCGGTCGAGACGCTGCTGACCACCGGCATGGCCGTGGTGGCGGGCGAAGTGACCGCCAAGACGGCGCGGGTGGACGTGCAGAAAACCGTGCGTGACGCCGTGATGAAGGTGGGCTACACCCGCGCGAACTACGGCTTTGACGCCGAGTACAGCGCGGTGCTGGTCAGCCTGCACGAGCAGAGCCCGGAAATTGCCGGCGGCGTGAACCACAGTGAAGAGTGGCGCGGCATGTCTGAAGAGGAGCGCGCCCGCCCCGAGAATGCCGCCTCCGAGGTGGGGGCCGGCGACCAGGGCCTGATGTTCGGCTACGCCACCGATGAAACGCCCGAGCTGATGCCGCTGCCGATCTCGCTCTCGCACCGCCTGACGCGGCGCCTCGCCGAGCTGCGCAAGGCCGCCCAGGCCGCCCGCGAGGCCCAGCTGCGCGGCGAGGCGCTGTCGGAGGCGCAGACCCAGGCCCTGCACTTTGGCTATCTGCGCCCCGACGCCAAGGCCCAGGTGACCGTGGTGCGCGACGGCGAGCCGCACGAGGCCACCCAGACCCTGGTGGACACCGTGGTGATCAGCACCCAGCACCACGAGGACGTCACCCAGGCGCAGATCCGCGCCGACCTGATCGAGCATGTGATCCGCGCCGTGATTCCGGCCGAGCTGCTGACCGATGAAACCAAGTATTTCATCAACCCGTCCGGTCGCTTTGTGATTGGCGGGCCCCACGGCGACACCGGCCTGACCGGGCGCAAGATCATCGTGGACACCTACGGCGGCGCGGTGCCGCACGGCGGCGGGGCCTTTTCCGGCAAGGACCCCACGAAGGTGGACCGTTCGGGGGCCTACTACGCGCGCTTTATCGCCAAGAACATCGTGGCCGCCGGGCTGGCCCGCCGCGCGCTGGTGGAGGTGGCCTACGCCATCGGCCGCGCCGCGCCCGTGAGCCTGCGCGTGGACACCTACGGCACCGGCACCGTCAGCGATGAGAGGCTCGCGGCCCTGGTGCGCGCCCACTTTGACGCCCGCCCCCAGGCGATCATTGCCGAACTGGGCCTGCGCCGCCCCATCTACGCCCAGACCGCCGCGTATGGGCACTTTGGCCGCCCGGAATTCCCCTGGGAGAGCACCCACAAGGCCGAGGCCCTGAAGGTCGCCGCGCAGGGCTAA
- a CDS encoding response regulator transcription factor: MERKPLVLVIEDEKDIARFIELELAAEGYATEVAFDGVTGLSKFREVNPDLVILDLMLPVLDGLEVARRIRKTSNTPIIILTAKDGIQDKVEGLDSGADDYLIKPFSIEELLARVRAHLRRVNPAVTGEVRVADLVMNLDGREIFRGGRRVELSAKEFELLELLARNPGKVFSRFEIEEKVWPEYTGGSNVVDVYIGYLRRKLEEGGERRLIHTVRGVGYVLREE; the protein is encoded by the coding sequence ATGGAACGCAAGCCACTGGTGCTGGTCATCGAGGACGAAAAGGATATTGCGCGGTTTATCGAACTCGAACTGGCAGCCGAAGGCTACGCCACCGAAGTGGCTTTTGATGGTGTGACCGGCCTTTCGAAATTCCGTGAAGTCAACCCCGACCTTGTCATTCTGGATCTCATGCTGCCGGTGCTTGACGGCCTGGAAGTGGCCCGGCGCATTCGCAAAACGAGCAACACCCCCATCATCATCCTGACGGCCAAGGACGGCATTCAGGACAAGGTGGAGGGCCTGGATTCCGGCGCCGACGACTACCTAATCAAGCCGTTTTCCATTGAAGAGTTGCTGGCGCGGGTGCGGGCCCACCTGCGGCGCGTGAACCCGGCCGTGACCGGCGAGGTGCGCGTGGCCGATCTGGTGATGAACCTGGACGGCCGCGAGATTTTCCGGGGTGGGCGCCGCGTGGAACTCTCGGCCAAGGAATTTGAGCTGCTGGAACTGCTGGCCCGCAACCCCGGCAAGGTCTTTTCCCGCTTTGAAATTGAGGAAAAGGTCTGGCCCGAGTACACCGGCGGCAGCAACGTGGTGGACGTCTACATTGGCTACCTGCGGCGCAAGCTGGAAGAGGGCGGCGAGCGGCGCCTGATTCACACCGTGCGCGGCGTGGGCTACGTGCTGCGCGAGGAGTAA
- a CDS encoding bifunctional phosphopantothenoylcysteine decarboxylase/phosphopantothenate synthase: protein MAAVKAPSVLRRLREQGAQVRVIATRAALHFITELSLSTAADGPVGTDEHWWGPRPDALHLGYAKVDAAVVVGASAELLAGAAHGHANDLALATLLSVRAPILWVPAMNEAMWTHPAVQANAGQLRAWGHSFLGPEVGAFGTRGEGAGVGRMSEPEDIVAAVMGLVGQAQPSRSQEVEGSRRPDSTPRPLDPSTQDLAGRRVVVSAGPTREYLDPVRYISNPSSGKMGFAVAEAARDRGAQVTLVTGPVNLLDPQGLTVVHIESALELRGAVLQAAQDADLVVMTAAVADYRAAAPSGEKQAKVAGDVTLHLTPNPDILAELGQNKGGRVLVGFAMETHAGVERAAQKAARKNADFILLNYPTQAGTAFGGDDNEVTLVRPDGTHEAWPRMSKREVAQRLLTEAARLLPPPTPQAPIA from the coding sequence ATGGCCGCTGTCAAGGCGCCCTCGGTGCTGCGGCGGCTGCGGGAACAGGGCGCGCAGGTGCGGGTGATCGCCACGCGCGCCGCGCTGCACTTCATCACGGAACTGTCGCTGAGCACCGCCGCCGACGGCCCGGTGGGCACCGATGAGCACTGGTGGGGGCCCCGGCCCGACGCCCTGCACCTGGGGTACGCCAAGGTGGACGCGGCGGTGGTGGTGGGCGCCTCGGCCGAACTGCTGGCGGGGGCCGCGCACGGCCACGCGAACGACCTCGCCCTGGCAACGCTGCTCAGCGTGCGCGCGCCGATCCTCTGGGTGCCCGCCATGAACGAGGCGATGTGGACCCACCCGGCGGTGCAGGCCAATGCCGGGCAGCTGCGCGCCTGGGGCCACAGCTTCCTGGGCCCCGAGGTGGGCGCCTTTGGCACGCGCGGCGAGGGGGCCGGCGTGGGACGGATGAGCGAGCCGGAAGATATTGTGGCGGCGGTGATGGGGCTGGTGGGGCAGGCGCAGCCGTCAAGAAGTCAAGAGGTCGAGGGGTCGAGAAGGCCTGACTCGACTCCTCGACCCCTCGACCCCTCGACCCAGGACCTCGCGGGCCGCCGCGTGGTCGTCTCCGCTGGCCCCACCCGCGAATACCTCGACCCCGTGCGCTATATCAGCAACCCCAGCAGCGGCAAGATGGGCTTTGCGGTGGCCGAGGCCGCCCGGGACCGGGGCGCCCAGGTGACGCTGGTGACCGGCCCGGTGAACCTCCTCGACCCCCAGGGCCTGACGGTGGTGCACATTGAATCGGCGCTGGAACTGCGGGGGGCGGTGCTGCAGGCCGCCCAGGACGCCGACCTTGTGGTGATGACGGCTGCCGTGGCCGACTACCGCGCCGCCGCCCCCAGCGGAGAAAAGCAGGCCAAGGTGGCGGGCGACGTCACCCTTCACCTCACGCCCAACCCGGACATTCTGGCGGAACTGGGGCAGAACAAGGGCGGGCGGGTGCTGGTGGGCTTTGCGATGGAAACGCACGCGGGCGTGGAGCGCGCGGCCCAGAAAGCGGCGCGCAAGAACGCCGACTTTATTCTGCTGAATTACCCCACCCAGGCAGGCACGGCCTTTGGCGGCGACGACAACGAGGTGACCCTGGTGCGCCCCGACGGCACCCATGAGGCGTGGCCCCGCATGAGCAAGCGTGAAGTGGCCCAGCGGCTGCTGACGGAAGCCGCCCGCCTCCTGCCGCCCCCCACACCCCAGGCCCCGATTGCATAA
- a CDS encoding adenylate/guanylate cyclase domain-containing protein: MADLLLPLPGPQDDTVSACFVLVDLVGSTAMAQTLSLPNYMALMQDFVQLMVLSFEARGGQVLQHQGDAVLAWWPAQHAAQACAAAHDAHGRAARLQLAAQLGQTLQLRAGVSVGPVLMGMVGGQLSAYGLPVNYAKRLCDAARAGETLICDEVRRRLPEHLTWPCAPLALQGFGSDCMAHHLLPETPAEARMKVD, translated from the coding sequence ATGGCTGACCTTCTGCTGCCCCTCCCCGGTCCCCAGGACGACACCGTTTCTGCCTGCTTCGTGCTGGTGGACCTGGTGGGGAGCACGGCCATGGCCCAGACCCTGTCATTGCCCAATTACATGGCCCTCATGCAGGACTTTGTGCAGCTGATGGTCCTGAGTTTTGAGGCGCGCGGCGGCCAGGTGCTGCAGCACCAGGGGGACGCGGTGCTGGCGTGGTGGCCCGCGCAGCACGCGGCCCAGGCCTGTGCGGCGGCCCATGACGCCCACGGCCGCGCGGCCCGCCTGCAGCTGGCCGCGCAGCTGGGCCAGACACTGCAGCTGCGCGCCGGCGTTTCGGTGGGCCCGGTGCTGATGGGCATGGTGGGCGGGCAGCTCAGCGCTTACGGCCTGCCTGTGAATTACGCCAAGCGCCTGTGCGACGCCGCGCGGGCCGGCGAAACCCTCATCTGCGACGAGGTGCGCCGCCGCCTGCCTGAACACCTCACGTGGCCCTGTGCGCCGCTGGCGCTGCAAGGCTTTGGCAGTGACTGCATGGCGCACCACCTGCTCCCCGAAACGCCTGCCGAGGCGCGCATGAAAGTTGATTAA
- the mqnP gene encoding menaquinone biosynthesis prenyltransferase MqnP: MSEGVARVKTYLDLVKFEHTVFALPFAYAGMLLASMQTRGTGWPGWEVLLWVTVAMASARTAAMGANRVIDRYIDARNPRTAGREVPSGKVRPAQAWALVLVSLVIMAFAAAQLNPLCLALMPLAVVFLIGYPYTKRFTWLCHAWLGITDGAAAAGGWIAVTGEFAPPAWVLWAVVIFWMIGLDVIYATMDRDFDVANGIRSIPARFGIPRALRIAALSHALTFALLLLVGWVTDASGWYYLAACVMGGILLFEHRIVNPNDLARVNVAFFDANMWLALTMLAGVVVDVTWRTLT, from the coding sequence GTGAGTGAAGGCGTGGCCCGCGTGAAAACCTACCTGGACCTGGTGAAGTTCGAGCACACCGTGTTCGCCCTGCCCTTCGCCTACGCGGGCATGTTGCTGGCCAGCATGCAGACGCGCGGCACCGGCTGGCCGGGCTGGGAGGTGCTGCTGTGGGTCACGGTGGCCATGGCCTCGGCGCGCACGGCGGCGATGGGCGCCAACCGGGTGATTGACCGCTACATTGACGCCCGCAACCCCCGCACCGCCGGCCGCGAGGTGCCCAGTGGCAAGGTCAGGCCAGCCCAGGCCTGGGCGCTGGTGTTGGTCAGCCTTGTGATCATGGCCTTTGCCGCTGCGCAACTGAATCCGCTGTGTCTGGCCCTCATGCCGCTGGCCGTGGTGTTCCTGATCGGCTACCCCTACACCAAGCGCTTTACATGGCTGTGCCACGCGTGGCTGGGCATCACCGACGGCGCGGCGGCGGCGGGCGGCTGGATTGCGGTCACGGGTGAGTTTGCGCCGCCCGCCTGGGTGCTGTGGGCGGTGGTGATCTTCTGGATGATCGGCCTGGACGTGATTTACGCCACCATGGACCGCGACTTTGACGTCGCCAACGGTATCCGCAGCATTCCGGCGCGCTTCGGAATTCCGCGCGCCCTACGGATTGCCGCCCTCAGCCACGCGCTCACCTTTGCCCTGCTGCTGCTGGTGGGCTGGGTCACGGACGCCAGTGGCTGGTACTACCTTGCGGCGTGTGTGATGGGCGGCATTCTGCTGTTCGAGCACCGGATTGTGAACCCCAACGATCTGGCGCGGGTGAACGTGGCGTTCTTCGACGCGAACATGTGGCTGGCCCTGACCATGCTGGCGGGCGTGGTGGTGGACGTGACGTGGCGCACCCTGACCTGA
- a CDS encoding winged helix-turn-helix domain-containing protein, which translates to MSHVVVIEDEGTVRDVLRFHLERAGLRVTALDSVAGAEGALVGADALVLDWMLPGESGLSFLRRVRGNTELRKLPVLMLTARAAEAERVEGLESGADDYLTKPFSAAELVARVRALLRRTQPEVPPLMTNGPLSVDVGAAEARVGGKRLNLTRREFDLLAFLTQHVGRVYSRTELLDRVWGADFLGGERTVDQHITQLRAHLGDDPSKPGFLETVRGKGYRMRPWTEAP; encoded by the coding sequence ATGAGCCACGTCGTTGTCATCGAGGACGAGGGAACGGTGCGCGATGTCCTGCGCTTCCACCTGGAGCGGGCTGGGCTGCGGGTCACGGCCCTGGATTCGGTGGCAGGGGCCGAGGGCGCCCTGGTGGGTGCCGACGCCCTGGTGCTGGACTGGATGCTGCCGGGCGAGAGCGGCCTGAGCTTTCTGCGCCGGGTGCGCGGCAACACCGAACTGCGCAAGCTCCCGGTGCTGATGCTCACCGCCCGGGCCGCCGAGGCCGAGCGGGTTGAGGGCCTGGAATCCGGCGCCGACGACTACCTGACCAAGCCCTTCTCGGCGGCTGAACTGGTGGCCCGGGTGCGCGCCCTGCTGCGCCGCACCCAGCCCGAGGTGCCGCCCCTGATGACCAACGGCCCCCTCAGCGTGGATGTGGGCGCCGCCGAGGCCCGCGTGGGGGGCAAACGCCTGAACCTCACGCGGCGCGAATTTGACCTGCTGGCCTTTCTCACGCAGCACGTGGGCCGGGTCTATTCGCGCACGGAGCTGCTTGACCGCGTGTGGGGCGCCGACTTTCTGGGCGGCGAGCGCACGGTAGACCAGCACATCACGCAGCTGCGCGCCCACCTGGGGGACGACCCCAGCAAGCCCGGCTTTCTGGAAACTGTGCGCGGCAAGGGCTACCGCATGCGCCCCTGGACGGAGGCCCCATGA
- a CDS encoding sensor histidine kinase, producing MTDHTEVLALQQRVQALEAEVQTAQQAARALFAEAPTPYLLLGAQGRIQYVNAVACGLLNRAPGALLERPLAQFLVPASQGSLEALLAQAARSGLRHWGEVQVLQPDDTPLDVLLEVNAQTPANPSPADAAWQFRVVLTEITAYKRAHAQLLDEVADQQERIEAHATRMRLLNQELGQVMKVFLKELHLPLARALNFLALARRTAQEPPVGSTPLAAAEQAVQQLLALAASIERYLRMRDMRIRLHTVNLNTVLQEVLKKLQPSLLDRDVRITADPLPTVQADARALFLILDEYLANAVKFTKQREQARIHVVVQEQDGEYFIGVQDNGAGFNMRQKDKLFQLFGRLHSSQTFEGTGVGLMTVSRCCQRFGARAWAEGKVDQGATFWFAWPKVPRVLD from the coding sequence CGAAGCCCCCACGCCCTACCTGCTGCTGGGCGCGCAGGGCCGGATTCAGTATGTCAACGCGGTGGCGTGTGGCCTGCTGAACCGGGCCCCCGGGGCGCTGCTGGAGCGGCCACTGGCCCAGTTCCTGGTGCCGGCCTCGCAGGGGTCGCTGGAGGCCCTGCTGGCCCAGGCGGCCCGCAGCGGCCTGCGGCACTGGGGCGAGGTGCAGGTGCTGCAGCCCGACGACACCCCCCTGGACGTGCTGCTGGAGGTGAATGCCCAGACGCCTGCCAATCCGTCGCCGGCCGATGCGGCCTGGCAGTTCCGGGTGGTCCTGACCGAGATCACCGCCTACAAGCGGGCGCACGCCCAGCTGCTGGACGAGGTGGCTGATCAGCAGGAGCGCATAGAGGCCCACGCCACCCGGATGCGGCTGCTGAACCAAGAACTGGGGCAGGTGATGAAGGTCTTTTTGAAGGAACTGCACCTGCCCCTGGCGCGCGCGCTGAACTTTCTGGCGCTGGCGCGGCGCACGGCGCAGGAGCCGCCCGTGGGCAGCACCCCCCTGGCCGCCGCCGAGCAGGCGGTGCAGCAGTTGCTGGCCCTTGCCGCCTCCATTGAGCGCTATCTGCGCATGCGCGATATGCGGATTCGCCTGCACACGGTCAATCTGAACACCGTGCTGCAGGAGGTCCTCAAGAAGCTGCAGCCCTCGCTGCTGGACCGGGACGTGCGGATCACGGCCGATCCCCTGCCCACCGTGCAGGCCGACGCCCGGGCGCTGTTCCTGATTCTGGACGAGTATCTTGCCAACGCGGTGAAGTTCACCAAGCAGCGCGAGCAGGCGCGCATTCACGTGGTGGTGCAGGAACAGGATGGCGAATACTTCATCGGCGTGCAGGACAACGGCGCCGGGTTCAACATGCGCCAGAAGGACAAGCTGTTTCAGCTCTTTGGCCGCTTGCACTCCTCGCAGACCTTTGAGGGCACCGGCGTGGGCCTGATGACCGTCAGCCGCTGCTGCCAGCGCTTTGGGGCGCGTGCCTGGGCCGAGGGCAAGGTGGACCAGGGCGCGACCTTCTGGTTCGCCTGGCCCAAGGTGCCGCGCGTGCTGGACTGA
- the argR gene encoding arginine repressor has protein sequence MAGALSKDQRQKRIQDIIARESVSTQGELVERLRAEGIRVTQATVSRDINELRLVRLPVGKGRHRYALAQTAGHTGAEEELARLFQNFVHDVDRGENMLVIRTAEGHASGVALLLDRVRRDDIVGTIAGEDTIFVVARTTADAESIMEEFHALMLG, from the coding sequence ATGGCAGGGGCGCTCAGCAAGGACCAGCGGCAGAAACGCATTCAGGACATCATCGCGCGCGAAAGCGTGAGCACGCAGGGCGAACTGGTGGAGCGCCTGCGCGCCGAGGGCATCCGGGTCACCCAAGCCACCGTCAGCCGCGACATCAACGAACTGCGGCTGGTGCGCCTGCCCGTGGGCAAGGGCCGCCACCGCTACGCCCTGGCCCAGACCGCAGGCCACACCGGCGCCGAGGAAGAACTCGCCCGCCTCTTTCAGAACTTCGTGCACGATGTGGACCGGGGCGAGAACATGCTGGTGATCCGCACCGCCGAAGGGCACGCCAGCGGCGTGGCCCTGCTGCTCGACCGCGTGCGCCGCGACGACATCGTGGGCACCATCGCCGGCGAGGACACCATCTTCGTCGTGGCCCGCACCACTGCCGACGCCGAGAGCATCATGGAAGAGTTCCACGCGTTGATGCTGGGGTAG
- a CDS encoding sensor histidine kinase, with product MTLRWRLTLFYTALLACLLTGVGFITLYLMRANLMGGLDRELDVTYKQFVSYIAKPLAPGEPRLPLDREQRAGGGQYGTSDIGQAKLLARYYFSDSSLAVEDLYVYTRQSLIDALASAQTPEDRAQLFRNLAALRDSSRRSLAVNVDQPIGLSDSELERLINSPDGRLTLNRMVSVPANSQPVLMRLLVVLGPLRPPAPQEGEAEAEQGGASPAGPFSLDAPDDESVSLVYVARDLSTVQKLLEQLQNVVLVLFLAGLLTAGTGAYALAGQALQPLRRVQRAAERIGGQNLTERVPVPRTGDEVESLAMALNAMLGRLEGSFEAQRRFTSDASHELRTPVTAISGHASYLLRRTNPSGQQAESLRIIQRESERLTNLIASLLQLARSDSGALVITREPILAALFLFEITQELAPLAQAQGTALRTEGEDVTFEGDPDRLKQVLINLVSNALKAGAQTITLRSARLADEVRLSVQDDGPGIPADQLERLFDRFYRLEDSRSRDQGGAGLGLSIARGIVDAHGGRIWLESEPGAGTTAHVQLPIGNVPELGEEDVP from the coding sequence ATGACCCTGCGCTGGCGCCTGACCCTGTTTTACACAGCGTTGCTGGCCTGTCTGCTGACGGGCGTGGGGTTCATCACCTTGTACCTGATGCGCGCCAACCTGATGGGTGGTCTGGACCGCGAACTGGACGTGACGTACAAGCAGTTTGTCTCGTACATTGCCAAGCCGCTGGCGCCGGGCGAACCCCGCCTGCCGCTGGACCGCGAGCAGCGTGCCGGGGGGGGGCAGTACGGCACTTCCGACATTGGGCAGGCCAAGCTGCTGGCCCGGTATTACTTTTCGGATTCCAGTCTGGCGGTCGAAGACCTGTATGTGTACACGCGCCAGTCGCTGATTGACGCCCTGGCCAGTGCCCAGACCCCGGAGGACAGGGCGCAGTTGTTCCGCAATCTGGCGGCGCTGCGCGACAGCAGCCGCCGCTCGCTGGCCGTGAATGTCGATCAGCCCATTGGGTTGTCAGACAGTGAACTGGAGCGGCTGATCAACTCGCCCGATGGCCGCCTGACCCTAAACCGCATGGTCTCTGTGCCGGCCAACAGCCAGCCGGTGCTCATGCGGCTGCTGGTGGTGCTGGGGCCCCTGCGCCCACCCGCCCCGCAGGAGGGTGAGGCGGAAGCGGAACAGGGCGGCGCCAGCCCGGCGGGCCCCTTCAGCCTGGACGCCCCCGACGACGAGAGCGTGAGCTTGGTGTACGTGGCGCGTGACCTGAGCACGGTGCAGAAGTTGCTCGAACAGCTGCAGAACGTGGTGCTGGTGCTGTTCCTGGCGGGGCTGCTGACCGCCGGCACCGGGGCCTACGCGCTGGCCGGGCAGGCGCTGCAACCCCTACGCCGGGTGCAGCGCGCCGCCGAGCGCATCGGCGGGCAGAACCTCACCGAGCGCGTGCCGGTCCCGCGCACGGGCGACGAGGTGGAGTCGCTGGCGATGGCCCTGAACGCCATGCTGGGGCGCCTGGAGGGCAGCTTTGAGGCCCAGCGCCGCTTTACCAGCGACGCCAGCCACGAACTGCGCACGCCGGTGACCGCCATCAGCGGGCACGCCAGCTACCTGCTGCGCCGCACCAACCCCAGCGGGCAACAGGCCGAGAGCCTGCGCATCATCCAGCGCGAATCCGAGCGGCTGACCAATCTGATTGCCAGCCTGCTGCAACTGGCCCGCTCGGACAGCGGGGCGCTGGTGATTACCCGCGAGCCCATTCTGGCCGCGCTGTTCCTGTTTGAAATCACCCAGGAACTCGCGCCGCTGGCCCAGGCCCAGGGCACCGCCCTGCGCACCGAAGGCGAGGACGTGACCTTTGAAGGCGACCCCGACCGCCTGAAACAGGTGCTGATCAATCTGGTGAGCAACGCGCTGAAGGCCGGTGCCCAGACGATTACCCTGCGCAGCGCCCGCCTGGCCGACGAGGTGCGCCTCAGCGTGCAGGATGACGGCCCCGGCATTCCGGCTGACCAGCTGGAGCGTCTCTTTGACCGCTTTTACCGCCTCGAAGACAGCCGTAGCCGCGACCAGGGCGGCGCCGGCCTGGGCCTGAGCATCGCCCGGGGCATCGTGGACGCCCACGGCGGGCGCATCTGGCTGGAAAGCGAGCCCGGCGCAGGCACCACCGCCCACGTGCAGCTGCCCATCGGCAACGTGCCGGAGCTGGGGGAAGAGGACGTGCCGTAG
- the phoU gene encoding phosphate signaling complex protein PhoU, with translation MREALENDLRAVLNGALNMLGTVERMLPVAGDVLLRENVERLGEVKALDREVDAQEAQIEAECLRIIALHQPVARDLRMVALILKSLSDIERMGDYVVHVAEDGAELAQAPALKRYVNLARMLDRLGEMSQNLRTAIADRDVTRAEATVQMDDEVDDLYEQIQRELVTYMLEDPRNISKALMLMRVGRSLERVGDHMENIAERVRYWVTGQREG, from the coding sequence ATGCGTGAAGCCCTGGAAAACGACCTGCGCGCCGTCCTGAACGGCGCCCTGAACATGCTCGGCACCGTCGAGCGCATGTTGCCCGTGGCGGGCGACGTGCTGCTGCGCGAGAACGTGGAGCGCCTGGGCGAAGTCAAGGCCCTGGACCGCGAGGTGGACGCCCAGGAGGCCCAGATTGAGGCCGAATGCCTGCGGATTATCGCCCTGCACCAGCCGGTGGCGCGCGACCTGCGCATGGTGGCCCTGATCCTGAAAAGCCTCAGTGACATTGAGCGCATGGGCGACTACGTGGTGCACGTGGCCGAAGACGGCGCCGAGCTGGCCCAGGCCCCGGCCCTGAAGCGCTACGTGAACCTGGCCCGGATGCTGGACCGCCTGGGCGAGATGAGCCAGAACCTGCGCACCGCCATTGCCGACCGCGACGTGACCCGCGCCGAGGCCACCGTGCAGATGGACGACGAGGTGGACGACCTGTACGAGCAGATTCAGCGCGAACTGGTCACGTACATGCTCGAAGACCCCCGCAACATCTCCAAGGCCCTGATGCTGATGCGGGTGGGCCGCAGCCTGGAGCGCGTGGGCGACCACATGGAAAACATTGCCGAGCGCGTGCGCTACTGGGTGACCGGCCAGCGCGAAGGGTAA